The Streptomyces sp. NBC_01237 genomic interval GAACTTCCTTTGCCAGGACGCCCCGGAGGCCACCTGCTTCCCGGAGTCCACGGTGAACGGCCAGCTGGTCATCGTGAGCGGGATGAGCGTGTGGTCGTTCTGCGAGCACCACATGCTGCCCATGAACTTGCTGGTCAGCGCCGGATATCTGGCCGACGACAGAGTGGTGGGGCTGTCGAAGTTCGGAAGGATCGCGCAGCACTTCGCTGGACGGCTCCAGGTTCAGGAGCGCTTCACTCAGCAGCTGGCCATGCACCTGCCCAGCGTCGTCGGTCACGACAACGTGGCCGTCGCCGTGCGGGGCGTTCACCAGTGCATGAGCATGCGGGGCGTGAGGATGGAGCCGGCTCGCACCACCACCGTGCGCAGGCTCGGCCAGTTCGCCACTGATGCCGCCCTCGCGAGCGAGTTCCTCACCCTGACCACGGCCGGGCAGCAGGGGGGCGTGCAGTGAGCAAGAGCATCGACTTCTCCGCGATCGCGCCCACCCCGTACCTGAAGGACTTCGTCGCCCAGCAACCGGCCCGCGTCCACCATGTCGCCGCCCAGCACGTCCTGGCCGACCCGGGCTACCGCGCCTTCTTCACCCGCGAGTCCGCCCGCGACGCCGACATCATCGTCGACAACGGGCTCTTCGACCTCGGCTACGCGCTGCCGGCCGATCAGCTCGTCGCCGCGGCGCGGGCGGTGTCCGCCCGCGAGATCATCCTCCCGGACGTCATGCGGGACGGAGCGGCGACGCTCACCGCCAGCCAGCAAGCCGCCCGGGAGATCCGTGAGATCGCGGGGGACG includes:
- the folE gene encoding GTP cyclohydrolase I, with translation MTISITNTGAAPGGPQTLLKSSGPINEGRVAELITQLLYEFGEDPRREGLRDTPRRVAAMWQNFLCQDAPEATCFPESTVNGQLVIVSGMSVWSFCEHHMLPMNLLVSAGYLADDRVVGLSKFGRIAQHFAGRLQVQERFTQQLAMHLPSVVGHDNVAVAVRGVHQCMSMRGVRMEPARTTTVRRLGQFATDAALASEFLTLTTAGQQGGVQ